A genomic segment from Cryptococcus tetragattii IND107 chromosome 9, whole genome shotgun sequence encodes:
- a CDS encoding EKC/KEOPS complex subunit BUD32, with amino-acid sequence MAASTSLLSQGTLIKQGAEAKVYALPSLFPEPTIYNPASSSSSSPSPPTPVVLKHRFTKTYRHPTLDASLTSQRLTFEARALARAAKAGVTVPKVVWVDEKAGVIGMERIEGWSVREVLGGGAEGEVEIIAKQEIEGDVENKIEATPIREEPEETENEGLKALKNLGVTEEHLMRSIGAALARLHKTMIIHGDLTTSNMMVRLTPGGPGPYEIVLIDFGLSFQAQFPENYAVDLYVLERAFASTHPRSEKLYAGVLETYAEGLGEKKWKPIQIKLKDVRRRGRKRDMTG; translated from the exons ATGGCGGCCAGCACATCTTTGCTTAGTCAGGGAACGCTTATCAAGCAAGGCGCAGAAGCT AAAGTATATGCTCTGCCATCTCTATTCCCGGAACCAACGATATATAATCctgcctcttcgtcttcttcctcgccttctccccctACCCCAGTCGTCTTAAAACACCGCTTCACCAAAACTTATCGACATCCTACACTTGATGCCTCTCTCACTTCGCAACGCCTCACTTTCGAAGCGAGGGCTCTCGCTCGGGCGGCTAAAGCTGGAGTCACCGTACCAAAAGTTGTTTGGGTAGACGAAAAAGCTGGGGTTATTGGTATGGAGAGAATAGAAGGCTGGAGCGTCAGAGAAGTTCTTGGCGGAGGAGCTGAGGGTGAAGTAGAAATAATAGCAAAgcaagagattgaaggagatgtcgAAAACAAAATTGAAGCTACACCAATCCGTGAGGAACCGGAAGAAACGGAGAACGAGGGTTTGAAAGCGTTAAAAAATCTTGGTGTAACTGAAG AGCATCTCATGAGATCTATTGGCGCTGCTCTCGCTCGACTGCATAAAACTATGATCATTCATGGCGACTTGACGACCTCCAACATGATGGTGCGTTTGACGCCAGGAGGACCAGGTCCGTATGAAATT GTTTTGATAGATTTCGGCCTGTCATTCCAAGCGCAGTTCCCTGAAAACTACGCCGTGGATCTCTATGTTTTGGAGAGGGCTTTTGCTTCTACTCATCCAAGATCGGAGAAGCTTTACGCTGGC GTCCTCGAGACTTATGCGGAAGGACTcggggaaaagaaatggaagcCGATCCAGATCAAGTTGAAAGACG tgaggaggagaggaagaaagagagacatGACTGGGTAG
- a CDS encoding T-complex protein 1 subunit gamma, with protein MAMPGGMPMVVMNTGPERQSGRKAQTANIVAAKTVADVIRTCLGPKAMLKMILDPMGGILLTNDGHAILREIDVAHPAAKSMIELSRTQDEEVGDGTTSVIILAGEILAYSLPLLERHIHPVVIIRAFKSALNDALETIQRISIPVDITSEAEMLALIKTSIGTKFSSRWSDLMCKLALEAVRTVAVTAEAENGLVGSGEGGDKVNIKTVDLKRYARVEKIPGGEIEESRVLSGVMINKDVTHPKMRRRIDNPRVILLDCPLEYKKGESQTNIEITKEEDWNRVLQIEEEQIKAMCDKIIEFKPDLVFTEKGVSDLAQHYLLKANITALRRVRKSDNNRIARAVGATIVNRVEDLRESDIGTQCGLFHIEKMGDEYFAFLDQCQNPKACTILLRGPSKDILNEIDRNLADAMSVARNVVFNPILAPGGGATEMAISVALGEKAKLLPGVAGAPYKAIADALEVIPRTLVQNCGGNAIRTLTELRAKHAEGQHLYGVDGETGKVTDMKAYGLLESASVKIQTLKTAIESATLLLRVDDIVSARRPGEDGGAGAGVQTMGEAGPEGMEM; from the exons ATGGCTATGCCAGGAGGAATGCCCATGGTTGTAATGA ACACTGGCCCAGAGCGCCAGTCGGGGAGAAAAGCTCAAACCGCCAATATTGTCGCCGCGAAG ACCGTTGCGGATGTTATCAGAACATGTTTGGGTCCTAAAGCGATGCTCAAGATGATCCTCGACCCTATGGGTGGTATTCT TTTGACCAATGACGGTCATGCAATCTTAAGAGAGATCGATGTTGCTCACCCAGCTGCAAAGTCCATGATCGAGCTGTCGAGAACacaagatgaggaagttggTGACGGAACCACCAGTGTTATCATTCTTG CTGGTGAGATCCTTGCCTACTCTTTACCCCTCCTTGAACGTCACATCCACCCTGTTGTCATCATTCGAGCTTTTAAATCCGCCCTCAATGATGCTCTCGAAACTATCCAGCGTATTTCCATCCCTGTCGATATCACCTCTGAGGCCGAGATGCTCGCTTTAATCAAGACTTCTATTGGAACAAAGTTTTCTTCCAGATGGTCTGATCTGATGTGCAAGCTCGCTTTGGAGGCTGTTAGGACCGTTGCTGTAACCGCCGAGGCGGAGAATGGTTTGGTTGGCAGCGGCGAAGGTGGGGATAAGGTGAACATCAAGACAGTTGACCTTAAGCGTTACGCTCGAGTTGAAAAAATCCCCGGCGGTGAAATTGAGGAGTCCAGAGTACTGTCTGGCGTGATGATCAACAAGGATGTCACTCACCCTAAGATGCGACGACGGATTGATAACCCTCGTGTGATTTTGCTCGACTGTCCTCTAGAGTACAAGAAAGGTGAAAGTCAAACCAACATCGAGATcacgaaggaagaggactgGAACAGAGTCTTGCAAatcgaggaggagcagatCAAGGCCATGTGTGACAAGATTATAGAGTTCAAACCCGACCTCGTTTTTACTGAAAAGGGTGTTTCAG ACCTTGCCCAACATTACCTTCTTAAAGCCAACATCACTGCCCTTCGACGGGTTCGTAAATCTGACAACAACCGTATCGCCCGAGCAGTAGGAGCTACAATCGTCAACCGTGTGGAGGACTTGCGCGAATCCGACATCGGTACTCAATGTGGTTTGTTCCAcatcgagaagatgggagacGA ATACTTCGCATTCCTCGATCAATGTCAAAACCCTAAAGCTTGTACTATCCTCCTCCGTGGTCCTTCCAAGGATATCCTTAACGAAATCGACCGTAACCTTGCGGACGCGATGTCTGTTGCCCGTAACGTTGTCTTCAACCCTATCCTTGCTCCTGGAGGTGGTGCCACTGAAATGGCCATCTCAGTGGCTCTGGGAGAAAAGGCCAAGCTCTTGCCTGGCGTTGCTGGTGCCCCTTACAAGGCCATTGCTGACGCATTGGAGGTCATTCCTCGGACATTGGTGCAAAACTGTGGTGGTAATGCGATCAGAACGTTGACAGAGCTGCGG GCCAAGCATGCAGAAGGGCAACATCTCTATGGTGTTGATGGCGAGACTGGAAAGGTGACGGACATGAAGGCGTACGGGCTCCTTGAATCTGCAAGCGTGAAGATTCAAACATTGAAGACTGCAATTGAG TCCGCCACACTCCTTCTCCGAGTTGATGATATTGTTAGCGCGAGGAGGcctggagaggatggcggtGCTGGTGCGGGAGTGCAGACTATGGGCGAAGCTGGGCCCGAGGGTATGGAAATGTGA